A genomic region of Amphiura filiformis chromosome 6, Afil_fr2py, whole genome shotgun sequence contains the following coding sequences:
- the LOC140154569 gene encoding uncharacterized protein, whose protein sequence is MTILFHPFIIVSFVFNADAFIIDLTKCDSDDEDDTSPPVDPHPLSSHNQRPSTPSSTNELNTTQTNTVPAPPSDNDISVCNTQVQMPKLTPAPRAYMKMMRYDSCEQDRILPPKFSPHLQTDIDDVGMEPALKVGVDVVMQPTLQADVDANMQPPTLQAELGMKPTLQADVDANMQPTLQADVDANMQPTLQADVDANMQPTLQADVDANMQPPTLQAEVGMQPTVQPDVDVGTQPTLQTGLNVIPQAIRQADVDINMQPALQAGVDMQPTLQAGVDMQPTLQVGVDVSKQPTLQTGVQLQAFVDSVSMQSTLQAGVGEPTLKADVDVGTQPTLQTGLDVGMQPTLMTKIKSNTSSSISSSVPSVKDHDDDDVGVKMISCSGSKTAQLQQCYVPLKNMRLNIEDVLHILG, encoded by the coding sequence ATGACAATATTATTTCATCcgttcataattgtctcttttgTTTTCAACGCAGATGCTTTTATCATAGATCTTACCAAATGTGACTCTGACGACGAAGATGATACTTCGCCACCAGTAGACCCGCATCCTCTTTCAAGCCACAATCAGCGACCATCAACTCCGTCATCAACCAATGAGCTCAATACCACACAGACCAACACCGTGCCGGCACCACCTTCAGACAACGATATCAGTGTCTGTAATACTCAGGTGCAAATGCCTAAACTGACTCCTGCTCCTAGAGCATACATGAAGATGATGAGATATGACTCTTGTGAGCAAGATCGTATTCTACCACCCAAGTTTTCACCACATTTACAGACAGACATTGACGATGTCGGCATGGAGCCGGCACTCAAAGTAGGTGTTGATGTCGTCATGCAACCGACACTGCAGGCGGATGTCGATGCCAACATGCAACCGCCGACACTGCAGGCAGAACTTGGCATGAAACCGACACTGCAGGCGGACGTCGATGCCAATATGCAACCGACACTGCAGGCGGACGTCGATGCCAACATGCAACCGACACTGCAGGCGGACGTCGATGCCAACATGCAACCGACACTGCAGGCGGACGTCGATGCCAACATGCAACCGCCGACACTGCAGGCAGAAGTTGGCATGCAACCGACCGTGCAGCCAGACGTTGATGTCGGCACACAACCGACACTGCAGACAGGCCTTAATGTCATCCCGCAAGCGATACGACAGGCAGACGTTGATATCAACATGCAACCGGCACTGCAGGCAGGCGTCGACATGCAACCGACACTGCAGGCAGGCGTCGACATGCAACCGACACTGCAGGTAGGCGTTGATGTCAGCAAGCAGCCGACACTACAGACAGGCGTTCAACTGCAGGCATTCGTTGATAGTGTCAGCATGCAATCGACACTGCAGGCAGGCGTTGGTGAACCGACACTGAAGGCAGACGTTGATGTCGGCACGCAACCGACACTGCAGACGGGCCTTGATGTCGGCATGCAACCGACACTGATGACGAAGATCAAGTCAAACACGAGTTCGTCCATTAGTTCCTCAGTTCCAAGTGTGAAGGATCACGACGACGATGACGTTGGCGTTAAAATGATCTCTTG